Proteins encoded by one window of Phenylobacterium soli:
- a CDS encoding ArnT family glycosyltransferase, with translation MTAGLTLARLVALFRTPLELYPDEAQYWLWSRTLDFGYYSKPPMVAWAIWATTHLGDAEALVRLSAPLFQGGATLAVFAIARKLYGGPAALAAAALYALMPAVQLSGIVVATDAPLLFFLGLSILAYVHLQPATGGRRLALAAGFGAALGLAFLSKYAAVYAVIGLALHLILSREARRAWSPAAAVLAAAVFAAFLAPNVVWNAHHGFATLHHTAANADWGGGSMFNPRGLASFLATQFGVFGPIPFGVLIAGLVLAARRKAMAREDLLLLCFILPPLAIVSVQAILSRANANWSGASYLPGAVLVAAWLTRWRARRWLTAAIAIQALLAAYVLLALVDPRVADATGGSNSLKRVRGWAASARLVTERARVEEDAGLSAVAVNNRFLYYALAYYGRDYFGQPGAPPLTYWLRTGKPANQAESNAPLNEKDGVRVLAVSYEGWLIDEMTGDFSRVLGREIDSVWLDRKHKRKLVMFIGQGFRPAPRDPKTGIPLQRPPQTVLSTASRPQPTR, from the coding sequence TTGACGGCGGGCCTGACGCTCGCCCGCCTCGTCGCCCTCTTCCGCACCCCGCTCGAGCTCTATCCCGACGAGGCCCAGTACTGGCTTTGGTCGCGCACCCTCGACTTCGGCTACTACTCCAAGCCGCCGATGGTGGCCTGGGCGATCTGGGCCACCACCCACCTCGGCGACGCCGAGGCCCTGGTGCGCCTTTCGGCCCCGCTGTTCCAGGGCGGCGCCACGCTCGCGGTCTTCGCCATCGCCCGCAAGCTCTACGGCGGGCCGGCGGCGCTGGCCGCCGCCGCCCTCTACGCCCTGATGCCGGCCGTCCAGCTCTCCGGTATCGTCGTCGCCACCGATGCGCCTCTGCTCTTCTTCCTCGGCCTCAGCATCCTCGCCTACGTGCACCTGCAGCCGGCGACGGGCGGCCGGCGCCTGGCTCTGGCCGCCGGGTTCGGGGCGGCCCTGGGCCTCGCCTTCCTGTCGAAGTACGCCGCCGTCTATGCGGTCATCGGCCTTGCCCTGCACCTGATCCTCAGCCGCGAGGCGCGCCGCGCCTGGTCGCCGGCCGCCGCCGTCCTCGCCGCCGCCGTCTTCGCCGCCTTCCTGGCGCCCAACGTCGTCTGGAACGCCCACCACGGCTTCGCCACCCTGCACCACACCGCCGCCAACGCTGACTGGGGCGGCGGCTCGATGTTCAATCCGAGGGGCCTGGCCAGCTTCCTCGCCACCCAGTTCGGCGTCTTCGGGCCGATCCCGTTCGGCGTCCTGATCGCCGGCCTCGTGCTCGCCGCGCGCCGCAAGGCGATGGCGCGCGAGGACCTCCTTCTGCTGTGCTTCATCCTGCCGCCCCTCGCCATCGTCAGCGTCCAGGCGATCCTGTCGCGGGCCAACGCCAACTGGTCGGGGGCGAGCTACCTGCCGGGCGCGGTGCTGGTCGCCGCCTGGCTGACCCGCTGGCGGGCGCGCCGCTGGCTGACGGCGGCGATCGCCATCCAGGCCCTGCTCGCCGCCTATGTCCTGCTGGCCCTGGTCGATCCCAGGGTGGCCGACGCCACCGGCGGCTCCAACAGCCTCAAGCGCGTCCGCGGCTGGGCGGCGAGCGCGCGCCTGGTCACCGAACGCGCCCGCGTCGAGGAGGACGCCGGCCTCTCCGCCGTCGCGGTCAACAACCGCTTCCTCTACTACGCCCTCGCCTATTACGGCCGCGACTACTTCGGCCAGCCGGGCGCCCCGCCGCTCACCTATTGGCTGCGCACCGGCAAGCCGGCCAACCAGGCAGAATCCAACGCCCCGCTGAACGAGAAGGACGGCGTGCGCGTCCTGGCCGTCTCCTACGAGGGCTGGCTCATCGACGAGATGACCGGTGACTTCTCACGCGTGCTCGGCCGCGAGATCGACAGCGTCTGGCTGGACCGCAAGCACAAGCGCAAGCTCGTCATGTTCATCGGGCAGGGCTTCCGCCCCGCGCCGCGCGATCCGAAGACCGGCATCCCGCTTCAGCGGCCGCCCCAGACGGTCCTCAGCACCGCATCCCGCCCGCAGCCGACCCGATAG
- a CDS encoding TonB-dependent receptor — protein MISMKRLAAGAAVSALMCAAASAAYAQETTSAVHGVVTSGGAPVEGASVQLLHTPSGTRLTTASGAGGAFDARGLRVGGPYTITVTTKGAPPRVMRNIFLEVGKTTDVDIDVTGANEVEELVVTAAGVKDTEQGPKTVLNRVQIQEVVSVNRDPRDLARRDILVAQDLNAGARIGVNSGGVSIAGSNPRYNRIAVDGVSAQDQFGLNQGGMTTARGPVTLDAVDQFAVAAVPTDVENGDFVGGALNLVLRSGTNNFHGVLFDNYLNDGLVGKQTESTKVKQSITQRNYGGFLSGPIWKDHLFFAVSYENYETTETAQFGVQGSGAPNIFLNNGTQATVDSVVNTYNTKYASKYNLGGIARTSPVLDKKYSAKLDWNINDRHRASFTYRYAESSNVLRPNIGQTTIQLDSQNYTRYDSDEAYTLELHSNWTDRFSTFFKATSREYVDMQTPPSGQNYADVRVCTAPTSDATPTSCQTGFDQVNFGPDQFRHANALGEKELRFQFTGNYSLPPHLFKFGAQARRANPADLFVPQSHGIYYFDSLADFTAGKASELQYQNAVTGNPADAGFNTTYWTYSVFAQDTLDVTDNLKVAAGVRVDTYDYPDKPIVNPNFLSKYGFSNSTTIDGQTIVMPRLSAEWKVSPDLKINAGLGLFSGGAPDVLTGTPFYNTGYTTTQVDIRRSSAGFSDAFNTPGFTQAIGSAALDNLTSDSNFGYQIPNVVRQLQQGTLIAGGTPTINPLGSVIALSPTFQLPAQWKVFLSGDWHLPGDWNLNADFVGMKVQHDFTFYDLRAQRLVINGVQQYLPDGRIRYDGLGAIAGKQSNNGAAAPGGNDIIEGSSDKGYSYTAGFTLSKSWDWGGDLAIGYAHQKMRDLTAGLFFGTTAGSLYGSVPAGMDPNRDYLGRSVYEIPNRYKLEFGYHHKFFGDSETRINLFAEQQDGRPYGFSMGDVASGRSQVFGVTRNAQALYVPNMSAPDATNPLKYGFVTFATANDAALFKSYVQKFNLPQGQLLEKYSKDNAPVARLDLSVSQELPSPIQGHKFRVQADVRNVLNLLNNKWGRVSEWVDNSGTGAIQLARAVCTDAAGNATTTTSSTLSTNPVCAGYRYSNVPTSVTKQVNSLLSLWYAQISFRYEF, from the coding sequence ATGATTTCTATGAAGCGGCTCGCCGCTGGCGCCGCCGTGTCGGCGCTCATGTGTGCGGCGGCCAGTGCGGCCTATGCGCAGGAAACGACGTCGGCGGTGCACGGCGTCGTGACGTCCGGCGGCGCGCCCGTCGAAGGCGCCTCGGTTCAACTGCTGCACACGCCGTCCGGCACGCGCCTGACCACGGCGAGCGGCGCCGGCGGCGCGTTCGATGCGCGCGGCCTGCGCGTCGGCGGTCCGTACACCATCACCGTCACCACCAAGGGCGCGCCGCCCCGGGTGATGCGGAACATCTTCCTCGAAGTGGGCAAGACCACCGACGTCGACATCGACGTCACCGGCGCCAACGAGGTCGAGGAACTCGTCGTCACCGCCGCCGGCGTGAAGGACACCGAGCAGGGCCCGAAGACGGTCCTCAACCGCGTGCAGATCCAGGAAGTGGTGAGCGTCAACCGCGACCCGCGCGACCTGGCCCGCCGCGACATCCTGGTGGCCCAGGACCTCAACGCCGGCGCCCGCATCGGCGTCAACTCGGGCGGCGTCTCGATCGCCGGCTCCAACCCCCGCTACAACCGCATCGCCGTCGACGGCGTGTCGGCCCAGGACCAGTTCGGCCTCAACCAGGGCGGCATGACCACCGCCCGCGGCCCGGTGACGCTGGACGCGGTCGACCAGTTCGCGGTGGCCGCAGTGCCGACCGACGTCGAGAACGGCGACTTCGTGGGCGGCGCGCTGAACCTCGTGCTGCGCTCGGGCACCAACAACTTCCACGGCGTGCTGTTCGACAACTATCTGAACGACGGCCTGGTCGGGAAGCAGACCGAAAGCACCAAGGTCAAGCAGTCGATCACCCAGCGGAACTACGGCGGCTTCCTCTCCGGCCCGATCTGGAAGGACCACCTGTTCTTCGCGGTGTCGTACGAGAACTACGAGACCACCGAGACGGCGCAGTTCGGCGTCCAGGGGTCCGGCGCGCCGAACATCTTCCTGAACAACGGCACGCAGGCGACGGTCGACAGCGTCGTCAACACCTACAACACCAAGTACGCCAGCAAGTACAACCTCGGCGGCATCGCCCGCACGAGCCCGGTGCTGGACAAGAAGTACTCGGCCAAGCTCGACTGGAACATCAACGATCGTCACCGCGCGAGCTTCACCTATCGCTACGCGGAATCTTCGAACGTCCTGCGCCCGAACATTGGCCAGACGACCATCCAGCTCGATTCGCAGAACTACACCCGCTACGACTCGGACGAGGCCTACACCCTCGAGCTGCACTCGAACTGGACCGACCGGTTCTCGACCTTCTTCAAGGCCACGAGCCGCGAATACGTCGACATGCAGACGCCGCCGAGCGGCCAGAACTACGCCGACGTGCGGGTCTGCACCGCGCCGACCTCCGACGCGACGCCGACCAGCTGCCAGACCGGCTTCGATCAGGTGAACTTCGGCCCTGACCAGTTCCGCCACGCCAACGCCCTCGGCGAGAAGGAGCTGCGCTTCCAGTTCACCGGCAACTATTCGCTGCCGCCGCACCTCTTCAAGTTCGGCGCCCAGGCCCGTCGCGCCAACCCGGCAGACCTGTTCGTGCCGCAGTCGCACGGCATCTACTACTTCGACTCCCTGGCCGACTTCACCGCCGGCAAGGCGAGCGAGCTGCAGTACCAGAACGCGGTCACCGGCAACCCCGCCGACGCCGGCTTCAACACCACCTACTGGACCTACTCGGTCTTCGCCCAGGACACGCTGGACGTGACCGACAACCTGAAGGTCGCGGCGGGCGTCCGGGTCGACACCTACGACTATCCGGACAAGCCGATCGTGAACCCGAACTTCCTGTCGAAGTACGGCTTCTCCAACTCGACGACGATCGACGGCCAGACCATCGTCATGCCGCGCCTGTCGGCGGAGTGGAAGGTCAGCCCCGACCTGAAGATCAACGCCGGCCTCGGCCTGTTCTCGGGCGGCGCCCCGGACGTGCTCACCGGCACGCCGTTCTACAACACCGGCTACACCACCACCCAGGTGGACATCCGCCGGAGCAGCGCGGGCTTCTCGGACGCCTTCAACACCCCGGGCTTCACCCAGGCCATCGGCTCGGCCGCCCTGGACAACCTGACCTCCGACTCCAACTTCGGCTATCAGATCCCGAACGTGGTGCGTCAGCTCCAGCAGGGCACTCTGATCGCCGGCGGCACGCCGACCATCAACCCGCTGGGCTCGGTGATCGCGCTGTCGCCGACGTTCCAGCTGCCGGCCCAATGGAAGGTCTTCCTGTCGGGCGACTGGCACCTGCCGGGCGACTGGAACCTGAACGCCGACTTCGTCGGCATGAAGGTGCAGCACGACTTCACCTTCTATGACCTGCGCGCCCAGCGCCTGGTGATCAACGGCGTCCAGCAGTACCTGCCGGACGGCCGGATCCGCTACGACGGCCTCGGCGCTATCGCCGGCAAGCAGTCGAACAACGGCGCCGCGGCGCCCGGCGGCAACGACATCATCGAGGGCTCGAGCGACAAGGGCTACTCCTACACCGCCGGCTTCACTCTCTCGAAGTCGTGGGATTGGGGTGGCGACCTGGCCATCGGCTACGCCCATCAGAAGATGCGCGATCTGACCGCCGGCCTGTTCTTCGGCACCACCGCCGGCTCGCTCTACGGCAGCGTTCCGGCCGGCATGGACCCGAACCGCGACTACCTCGGGCGCTCGGTCTACGAGATCCCGAACCGCTACAAGCTCGAGTTCGGCTACCACCACAAGTTCTTCGGCGACAGCGAGACCCGCATCAACCTGTTCGCCGAGCAGCAGGACGGCCGTCCCTACGGCTTCTCCATGGGTGACGTGGCCAGCGGCCGCAGCCAGGTGTTCGGGGTGACCCGCAACGCCCAGGCGCTCTACGTGCCGAACATGTCGGCGCCGGACGCGACCAACCCGCTGAAGTACGGCTTCGTGACCTTCGCCACGGCGAACGACGCGGCGCTGTTCAAGAGCTACGTGCAGAAGTTCAACCTGCCGCAGGGCCAGCTCCTGGAGAAGTACTCCAAGGACAACGCCCCGGTGGCGCGTCTCGACCTGTCGGTCAGCCAGGAACTGCCGAGCCCGATCCAGGGTCACAAGTTCCGGGTCCAGGCCGACGTCCGCAACGTGCTGAACCTGCTCAACAACAAGTGGGGCCGCGTCTCGGAGTGGGTCGACAACTCCGGCACCGGCGCCATCCAGCTGGCGCGCGCGGTCTGCACCGACGCGGCGGGCAACGCTACGACGACCACCTCGTCGACCCTGTCGACGAACCCGGTCTGCGCCGGCTACCGCTACTCGAACGTGCCGACCTCGGTGACCAAGCAGGTCAACTCCCTGCTGTCGCTGTGGTACGCGCAGATCAGCTTCCGCTACGAGTTCTGA